ctttcaaatatatagATAAAAAGATTAACGAGCTGAAGGAGTATCACTGATGAAACTTGTGCCATGTCCCATGGAATTGGTTGAATTTGCATCTTGGCTCCTTTTGCTTAAGTTCTCATATATTTCCAAACACTCGTTGAGTTCATGAGCAACCCTTGTCATGTTTGGTCTCTCTGTGGAAGAAGGGTTGATGCATGACATTGCTAATTCAAGAGCTTTCCAAGATGAACTTTTGTCATATCCTCGATGGAGATTCGGATCCATAATACTATCAATATCACCATTTGCGAGCATAGACTTGGCCCATTCTACAATGTAAGGCTTTTCACGTGATTGTTCAATCACAGGTTGGCCAGTGATAATCTCCAGTAACACTATCCCAAAGCTATAAACATCACTCTCCTCCGTTAACCAATTCTTTTGGTAGTATCTGCAAGACAAgtacttgaaaatatatgaaCTTTTTTTCACCAAACAAGCAAGGATGTAGACATCTTTTTAAAACTATGGTGCATAGACTTACTCGGGATCAAGATATCCAATAGTGCCAGCAACGTTTGTTGATACATGAGTGTTACTTCCCACTAGAAAAGATCTTGAAAGTCCAAAGTCGGCAAGTTTTGCTTCAAAAGTTTCGCCTAACAATATATTGGTACTTTTCACATCTCTATGGACCATTGGCGGCTTACATCCAATATGCAAATATTCAATTCCTAATACATGCAAAAACCTTTATATGTtaggtattttttttcaaaataatgtactacctccgttcccgaaagtaagatgttttaggtttttttcttgttccacaaagatagatttttataTTGTCAAGGtaattttttatacttttgaggaacattaattgagaatatttgaattgattaaatttcattggtggaaaaTTATcggaaaatgtataataaagtaaaaaataaattaaattataaacatttattaaattcttaataaacgtgaatactctagaaaattttactttcaggaacagagggagtagttAATAGGaactaacaaaatttatacaaacCTAATGCAGACTCGATAGCTATTTTAAGTCTATTCGACCAATTCAAAATAGAGCCTCTacgttttcctgccaaaatttACCACATGGTTTAAAATCATTGGGAAGTTTAAAAGCCTTTGGCTTGAAATAGGTAACTCATTTACCTGAGAGACGTTCTTTTAAATTTCCATTCCCCATGTACTCGTATATGAGAGCCAAATCATTTCCTTCATCACAGTATCCAATGAGGCTTACTAGATTTACGTGGTGAACTCTTAGCAGTAGTTCGACCTAACAATCAATGATTTAAAAGGGTATGATTCATAGACAAATGAATCATGGTTTCCCTCAAATTTAGTGGATTTTAGTGTAATGTTGCACCTCAGTTTTGAATTCGTTATAGCCTTGAGTTGATGACTGAGATAGAATTTTGACTGCTACGTGTTCATTATTTAGATAACCATGACAAACAACACCAAAGCCTCCTTTACCAAGAACAACTTGAAAGTTATTAGTCATTTCTTTGACTTCTGAATAAGTAAATCTTCTGTTTTTCATTTCGAGGGATGGACGTGTAACTGTAGAAAACATTTTGGAGATTAATATTTCTCATATGGAGCATGTATTTATTTCTCTTAACTACCTTTGCAActtgatctctttctctttctgaaAAATAAGATGAGAACCAAGACGATTATGATAATGGCCAAACAAGAATGTtggggaaagtcacacggcgcagcggaaatattaatggtcgtgttcccctgaccttgtgcgaacctgtgaggaaaatacttcgacgatggcaagatatcaaagttgcgataactaaatgatacacacaatttttacgtggaaaacctcctcgatgtgagaaggaaaaaccacgggaccgtagtccactccaaaatccactatataaatggtatgagtacaaccacgtcctccctgttcaacagtctgaacagaacagagagtctagctacaaatagctatctccaacacaaacaacaacaacaagagagcaacacaaagcttcaaaaccggcagcaaccaaacgacctcagctcacaaagattccggcttccagaaactaatccaaccgtacaaatccaagataaacaagtcaACAATACCTCTtccaaatttcagctcaagaagagaagatctaaccgttggatttaccaaacacccaagactgcTCTGCTGAAGAATTATGGCGACCAGCTTCAcgaaaacccagacaacagaagatccaaccgttgaaattCAAATCCCTTCAGTGAACctctaacccactgactgaagaagcttcccacaaaatatcagcccgatcaggatccgtttgaccctccaaatccagtcttgaaatcaccttacgagttttctccttctctcttctttctctcttttgtctctctctctaaactctattattgtgaGTCTACAGTGCAAAGGGTCATGAGAATTATTATTATGTCTCATGCACACTTGGTTctctccatctaggagggaGCCAACAAACTCCCCCTCCGACTAGATGGAAGAAGCAGCCATTCCGGCTATCTCTCGGCATACCTCAAGCTTCCCCCTCGGTAATGACTTCGTCATCATATCAGCTCCATTATCATCCGTATGAACTTTCTCAAGTTCCACTTCCTTAGAAGCAACCACATCACGTATCCAATGATACCTCCTCTGAATGTGTTTTGACTTCGAATGAAATGTAGAATTCTTCCCGAGACATATAGCGCTTTGACTATCACAAAGCAACACATACTTTTCTTGCTTGAAACCGATCTCTtcacagaagttcttcatccacaacAGCTCTTTACAAGCTTCAACTGCAGCAATGAACTCTGCCTCAGTGGTAGATAGTGCAACACACTTTTGCAACCTTGACTGCCATGCCACAGCTCCACCCGCAAATGTTACCAAGTAACCCGAAGTAGACTTGCTAGAATCAGCATCTCCAGACATGTCAAAATCAGTGAAACTGACCAGCAAAGGCTTCTTACCCCCAAATGTAATCTTCAAATCAGAAGTCCCTCGgagatatctcaaaatccacttcacagcattccaatgttctcttcccggattggagagaaacctgctgacaactccaacggcgtaggctaaatctggtcttgtacagaccatggcatacatcaaactacccactgcagaagcatatggaaccttcgccatatcttccttctccgcatatgtcttcggactttgttgactgctcagtcttaagtgtggagcaagaggagtactcaacactttagacttgtccatgtgaaaccgcttaagtactttttcaatgtacttctcctgagataagtgaatcagcttctcacctctatcccgaataattctcataccaagaatctgtttcgctcgacccatatctttcatggcaAATGACTCATTGAGCTGCTCTTTCAACTCCTTAATTTTGTCCATGTTCCtgcccacaatcaacatatcatcgacatacagcaacaagatgataaaatcatcctcaccgaacaccttcacaaatacacaatggtctgaatcagtctctgcataaccatgctcccccataacagacttgaacttcatgtaccactgccttggtgcttgcttcaatccataaaggcttttcttcaagcggcaaaccaaattttctttgccctttttcacatagccttccggttggtccatgtagatctcttcctccaaatcaccatgaaggaaagcagtcttcacatccatttgctcaacctctagatcaaggctcgctgccaatccaagtacaacccgaatggatgacatcttcacaacaggagaaaagatttcatcataatcaattcccttcttttggctgtagcctttcacaaccaatctagccttgtgtcgaggtggcaaattatcatcctcatgcttaattctgtacacccacttattaagcagagccttcttgtccttaggcaattccaccaactcaaaagtatggttctcctcaaaagaatccatctcctcatccatggctccaaaccacttatccttgtgttcatcctccaaagcttcatcatagctttcaggctctcccccatcagtaagtaatacatactcactaggatcataccttgtcgacggtttaagacctctctcggatcttctaacaatagtgggttggttctcagcagctggtgtctcaccatgatcgtcaccatgatcaccactaccatcttcatgtgcgggagcatctgcactgggtgtattatcctgaacctcaacctcaacctcaccgtgaaccgatgtagaaggagtagcctctgtatcgatcaaaccctcaaaaatctgagttggctttttggacttgtcaatgtccttaatcgtttgatcttccataaacacaacatctctgctccttacgagcttcctctcaacgggatcataaaatctgtacccgaactcatcatgaccataaccgatgaacacacactgccgcgacttcatctcaagcttcgatctatcaaccttgggaatatgaacaaatgccttacacccaaagaccctcaagtgactgtaagaaacatccttaccagtccaaaccctctctggaacatcaccatccaatggagcacttggtgacaaattcagcacatgaaccaccgtgttcaaagcttctgcccagaaagtcatcgataagcctgactgtgagatcaaacatctcatcctctcGACAATCGTTCGATTCATCCTTTCAGCCAACCCATTTAACTGTGGAGTATGAGGTGGCGTGAATTGATGCCTTATTCCATGCTCTTTGCAATAAGCATCAAATGGTCcaagatactctccaccattatcactgcggatacacttcagcttcttccccgtttgtctctcaaccaa
The window above is part of the Brassica napus cultivar Da-Ae chromosome C8, Da-Ae, whole genome shotgun sequence genome. Proteins encoded here:
- the LOC125575456 gene encoding leucine-rich repeat receptor-like serine/threonine-protein kinase At2g14510, which codes for MKNRRFTYSEVKEMTNNFQVVLGKGGFGVVCHGYLNNEHVAVKILSQSSTQGYNEFKTEVELLLRVHHVNLVSLIGYCDEGNDLALIYEYMGNGNLKERLSGKRRGSILNWSNRLKIAIESALGIEYLHIGCKPPMVHRDVKSTNILLGETFEAKLADFGLSRSFLVGSNTHVSTNVAGTIGYLDPEYYQKNWLTEESDVYSFGIVLLEIITGQPVIEQSREKPYIVEWAKSMLANGDIDSIMDPNLHRGYDKSSSWKALELAMSCINPSSTERPNMTRVAHELNECLEIYENLSKRSQDANSTNSMGHGTSFISDTPSAR